The candidate division WOR-3 bacterium DNA window AAAGGCTCCTAATCTATTAAGAGGAATGGTATCAATAACTTGACGAGTTTTTGTATCAATTATTCCAATTATTGATTGGAAAATTGGATGAATTCTCACATAACTGCAGTATATTTTTTTATTTATTGGATTATAAAATGTCTCATAAAGAGCACCACTAAAATAAATCCTATCAATTATAACGTTAGTCTCTCCGTCAATAACTGCCACATAATAATCTGCAGGAATGTAAATATTATTATATACTGTATCGTAAGAAATACTACCCCAAGAAGAAGCACCTAAGTTTATAGTCGTAATGAGAGTGTCTTTTTCGGCATCAATTATTTCCACAACTGGGTCATATATATGGGAAACATAGATTTTTTTTATTTTTAAAATTATAACCAATCCCTCCGGGACGAGATGCCACCGGAATTACTTTAATCACACTATCTATATCACTGGAAATTACTGAAACTGTTCCATCCCAAGTATTAAAACAATAGATTTTATTAAATTGGAAAGCAATACAACCTTTCACAGGACCATCGCCAATTCCATATTGAATTATCTTAATCAAACTATCCCTTTCGCCATCAAAGACTGTTACATCATTAGCATCACAATTAAAACAATAAATTTTATTATTTATTGGATTGTAAAGTAATCTACCACCTGAAGAAGGGTTTAATATTTTTAAAATTATTTGATTGGTGGCACCATCAATAACTACAATTGAGTCTTGTGAGGAACCGGATACACAATATATTTTATTATTTTGAGAATTATACACAATTTCGCCAAAGGGATTATTTACAAAAATTGTGTCAATCACTTGATTTGTAGCAGCATCAATAATTGAAATACTTGAGCCTCTTCTATTCAATGAATAAACTTTATGATTAATTGGATTATAGCAAACACTAGTTGGATTTTTCCCAACAACAATTTGGGTTTCTAACCATTGATTAAAAATTAAAAATGCAATAAAAGTTACCATTTTAATTATTATTTAAAAATTGGGCAGGCTTTTGCCCGCCTGCCAGAGGCTCCTTTTATAAATTACCAATTTGCAAAAACAACAAGGAAATAATTGCATATCCAATATTTATTTTACAATCATATCCAAATAAGTAATTTCCCGTTTACATCTCTCCAGCAACGATATGTTATAAAACCGGACGCCAACATACTCAATAACCACTTGTACCTTCAACTCTTTTTCCTTTTCTCCAAATCAACCATTTAATTAAACTCTTCATTGT harbors:
- a CDS encoding T9SS type A sorting domain-containing protein — encoded protein: MVIILKIKKIYVSHIYDPVVEIIDAEKDTLITTINLGASSWGSISYDTVYNNIYIPADYYVAVIDGETNVIIDRIYFSGALYETFYNPINKKIYCSYVRIHPIFQSIIGIIDTKTRQVIDTIPLNRLGAFFPFCLNPRENRVYIPHAWVDASGTPRDSVISVIKDEVSIKESQSSSSFEIKYFPNPSKPDFLILPINVESVKIYDVNGKLIKKAKGQKISVKEIKTGIYFVKIFTTEKEYIKKLIKVY
- a CDS encoding YncE family protein, translated to MVTFIAFLIFNQWLETQIVVGKNPTSVCYNPINHKVYSLNRRGSSISIIDAATNQVIDTIFVNNPFGEIVYNSQNNKIYCVSGSSQDSIVVIDGATNQIILKILNPSSGGRLLYNPINNKIYCFNCDANDVTVFDGERDSLIKIIQYGIGDGPVKGCIAFQFNKIYCFNTWDGTVSVISSDIDSVIKVIPVASRPGGIGYNFKNKKNLCFPYI